From a single Vitis vinifera cultivar Pinot Noir 40024 chromosome 18, ASM3070453v1 genomic region:
- the LOC100854733 gene encoding uncharacterized protein LOC100854733: protein MGRRGHTALLSLLLSLVLFYVFEHESIVRAVSIPAKFDGFVYNYTGTGIDSIIIEAFFDPVCPDSRDAWPPLKRAIAYYAPRVSLIVHPFALPYHDNAFATSRALHIVNKLNSSATYHLLEMLFKHQEIFYNQITVNMSRTAIVDCIVKFVSKAVGESLFSAIKSGFSDRQTDLTTRVSFKYGCSRGVLGTPYFFVNGFPLPDPGSAINYSKWRSILDPLVSDSVKRETLHFFL from the exons ATGGGGAGACGAGGCCACACTGCTCTGCTTTCACTATTGTTATCATTAGTATTATTCTATGTGTTCGAACATGAATCGATCGTCCGTGCAGTATCGATTCCGGCGAAGTTCGATGGATTCGTGTACAACTACACCGGAACCGGCATAGATTCGATTATTATTGAGGCATTCTTCGACCCGGTTTGCCCCGACAGCAGGGACGCCTGGCCGCCTCTGAAGCGCGCTATCGCTTACTATGCTCCTCGCGTTTCGCTCATCGTTCACCCTTTTGCTTTGCC CTACCATGACAATGCTTTTGCTACTTCTCGAGCTCTGCACATCGTCAATAAGCTGAACAGTTCTGCTACATACCATTTGTTGGAGATGCTCTTCAAGCATCAG GAAATATTTTACAACCAAATAACCGTAAACATGTCTAGGACCGCGATTGTGGATTGCATTGTGAAGTTTGTGTCAAAAGCTGTTGGGGAGTCCCTTTTTTCTGCAATCAAATCTGGGTTCAGTGACCGGCAAACTGATCTCACAACAAGGGTTTCCTTCAAG tATGGCTGTTCAAGAGGGGTCCTGGGCACACCTTACTTCTTTGTTAATGGATTTCCATTGCCAGATCCTGGCTCTGCTATCAACTACAGCAAATGGAGAAGCATTCTTGATCCATTGGTCAGTGATAGCGTCAAGAGGGAAACTCTGCATTTCTTTCTATGA